The DNA sequence AATTTTTGATTTCTCTATTACAGATTTCCAACGAACAATATCTGAGTTGTATAGATCAGTAAATTGCTGAGTATTCATTGGTGCAATTTGAACTCCTGCTTTAATAAAACGATCTTTCAATTCTGGCGTATCCAACAATCTCATAATTGTGCTATTGAGTAAATTAATAATTTCTTTAGAAGTGCCAGCCGGAACAAATAATCCCTGCCATAGGGCCATCTCGTAGCCCTTAACACCAGCCTCTTGCATCGTTAGCAGTTCAGGGGCGCCACTAAAACGGTTTTTACTCGTAACCGCTAATGCTCTGACTTTTTCACCTTTATAGAGAGGCAAACCCACCGGCATGCCTGCAAAGTAAAAATCAATCTGACCACCTAAAACATCGGTTGCTGCTGGTGAGCCGCCTTTGTATGGAACATGGATAGCCTGTAAACCAGTAGTGGCTAGAAATAACTCGCCAGCCATGTGATCAGAATTACCGATGCCCGAGGATGCAAAGCTTAATTTACCGGGGTTTGCTTTTAGTGCAGCGATTAAATCTGCAACACTCCTCACCTTTGAGTTATTGTTCACAATCAAAATATGCGGGGTTGCGGCCACCCCCACAACTGGAATTAAATCTTTTTGACCGTTAAATGGTAATTTAGGATTAGCGGCTACATTGATAGCTAAACCATTTTGGGCAAATAATACGGTGTAGCCATCTGGAGCACTTTTAGCAACCGCGTCCGCAGCCAGACTTCCAGCCGCACCCCCACGATTCTCAACAATAACAGGCTGTTTCAACGCAAGACTCAAGTCATTAGCAATGATACGCCCAACAATATCAGTGGAACTGCCTGGCGCATAACCGATTAGCATTTTGATTGGCTTATCAGGATATGCTGCCGATGCAGGTTGAATCAAAACTCCCAAAAACACTACAAAAACTGTTGTTATAAATCCTTTTTCAAACCATTTCATTTTTGTCTCCTGTATTTAATAACTACAAATTTAAAG is a window from the Polynucleobacter sp. HIN11 genome containing:
- a CDS encoding Bug family tripartite tricarboxylate transporter substrate binding protein, yielding MKWFEKGFITTVFVVFLGVLIQPASAAYPDKPIKMLIGYAPGSSTDIVGRIIANDLSLALKQPVIVENRGGAAGSLAADAVAKSAPDGYTVLFAQNGLAINVAANPKLPFNGQKDLIPVVGVAATPHILIVNNNSKVRSVADLIAALKANPGKLSFASSGIGNSDHMAGELFLATTGLQAIHVPYKGGSPAATDVLGGQIDFYFAGMPVGLPLYKGEKVRALAVTSKNRFSGAPELLTMQEAGVKGYEMALWQGLFVPAGTSKEIINLLNSTIMRLLDTPELKDRFIKAGVQIAPMNTQQFTDLYNSDIVRWKSVIEKSKIQLN